The Syntrophobotulus glycolicus DSM 8271 DNA window GCAAAGGAATGAAGGATGTCATAGCCATCAAGACCAACTCGCTGGGGATTGTCCAAAAAAAAGAACTTGCCGGTCAACACATCGTTTACATCCAGGCTAATGAAAATCTGGGCCGGACTCTGGATTTCAGCAATGCCCGGGCCAGAGAAAACCTTCAACTGGGGTATTATGACGCCTATAGGACCATACGTGGTCTGGGCGGGAAAAAGTATTATCTGACCTTAAAAAATAACGAAAAATATTTTTTTGAATTTCTTTACGCCATCGAAGAAGAGAGTGTGGTCAGGGTAGGGGAAAGCCTGGGGCTGGCAGATATGCCTTACCGGAGGATTTTGTTTGAGCAGATTATTCCAAGGCTGGCCTATTTATTTGAGCTGAAAAAAGGATCGATGTATGAAGATATTGTGATCGCTGCAATGGAAGTTCTCGCTGAGGAATATGGATTGGAAAGATTCACGATTTACTCCTTTGCGGGAATGCTGGATGAGGTGAGAAGAGCTTACCGTCTGAGGCCTTTTAACGGCGATCTCCAGGAACTGAAAAAGGTTCCGCTCTTTTGGAAACAAGGAACAGTTTTGTCAAAGAAGATGAGAAATATGCTGATCCGGCAAATCGTATTCGGACTGTTTGAAGGACGACTGAAACAGGATTAGCTCATTCTTAAATACCAATACGCAAAAAAGCAGGACTAATTTCCTGTTTTTTTATTTTTTTTCAGCCGGAAGAAGGATTTAGCAAAAGAATAAAGAATATAGTGGTGACAAGTGGAGTAAAGTGGTTGGCAAATTGGCTTTAGTGGAGTGAGTAATGATGTTTATGGGGGAATACCTCCATACAATCGATAATAAAGGCAGACTGATTGTGCCTGTTAAATTTCGGGAGTCTTTGGGTGATCATTTTATTGCCACCAAAGGCTTGGATAATTGTTTGTTCATCTTCCCCCTGAAGGAATGGAAAAGCTTTGAGGAGAAGCTCAAACAACTGCCGATTTCCCGGCCCAATGCCAGATCCTTTGTCCGCTTCTTTTTTTCCGGGGCCGCAGAATGTGAATTGGATAAACAGGGCAGAATCTTATTGCCGGCAAACCTTCGTGAATATGCTTCTCTGGATAAAGATGTCATTTTGGCCGGGGTAATGAACAGGATTGAAATATGGGACAACAGCAGATGGAAGGATTACAGTTCCAATGCGGAGGATCATTATGCCGAAGCCGCCGAGTCTCTGGTGGACCTTGGTATTTGAGATAGGAGATGGCTGGCTTGGCCTTTGAGCATACAAGTGTTCTGCTGAAAGAAACCGTCGATTCTGTTTTGACAAAAGCAGATGGAACATATGTTGACTGTACATTCGGCGGTGGAGGCCATTCCCGGTTACTCCTGGAGAAACTGTCGGATCAGGCAAAATTGATTGCCTTTGATCAGGATGAAAAAGCATATTTAAATGCCCGGTGCAGATTTGCCGGGGACAAAAGAGTGATCTTTTTCCGCAGAAATTTTGTTCACATGGAAAATACTTTAGATACGGAAGGGCTCCTTCCGGTAACCGGAATCATGTTTGATCTTGGTGTTTCATCTCCTCAGCTTGATGAAGCTGAACGGGGATTCAGCTATAGGCATGACGCACCTTTGGATATGAGAATGGACAGATCGGCAGAATTCAGCGCCGCTGAACTCGTCAATGGCTGGGATGAAGCCGAGCTGACGAGGATAATCAGAGCCTATGGGGAAGAAAAATGGGCTTCCCGTATTTCCAAGTTTATTGTCGAAGCCAGAAAAGAACAAGAAATCAAGACAACCGGCAGGCTGGTGGAAATCATTAAAGCGGCTGTTCCGGCAGGCGCCAGGAAAGAAGGACCCCATCCGGCAAAAAGAACGTTTCAGGCGTTAAGAATTGCTGTGAACAGAGAATTGGACGTCCTT harbors:
- a CDS encoding patatin-like phospholipase family protein gives rise to the protein MIKERKNTGKESGVMMLYGLVLEGGGARGSYQIGACRALSEMGYDFQVVAGTSIGALNGAMIVQNELEKAYELWYNISPSQLFDLDEEKLEKILNREITQDSLLYVMKQARDIISQKGLDISLIKAFLQENINESKLRSSKIEFGFVTVSLSDKKPLELYLEDVPKGKLTEYLFASAYLPAFKREMIDGKHFLDGAFYNNLPISMVTRKGMKDVIAIKTNSLGIVQKKELAGQHIVYIQANENLGRTLDFSNARARENLQLGYYDAYRTIRGLGGKKYYLTLKNNEKYFFEFLYAIEEESVVRVGESLGLADMPYRRILFEQIIPRLAYLFELKKGSMYEDIVIAAMEVLAEEYGLERFTIYSFAGMLDEVRRAYRLRPFNGDLQELKKVPLFWKQGTVLSKKMRNMLIRQIVFGLFEGRLKQD
- the mraZ gene encoding division/cell wall cluster transcriptional repressor MraZ, which codes for MFMGEYLHTIDNKGRLIVPVKFRESLGDHFIATKGLDNCLFIFPLKEWKSFEEKLKQLPISRPNARSFVRFFFSGAAECELDKQGRILLPANLREYASLDKDVILAGVMNRIEIWDNSRWKDYSSNAEDHYAEAAESLVDLGI
- the rsmH gene encoding 16S rRNA (cytosine(1402)-N(4))-methyltransferase RsmH encodes the protein MAFEHTSVLLKETVDSVLTKADGTYVDCTFGGGGHSRLLLEKLSDQAKLIAFDQDEKAYLNARCRFAGDKRVIFFRRNFVHMENTLDTEGLLPVTGIMFDLGVSSPQLDEAERGFSYRHDAPLDMRMDRSAEFSAAELVNGWDEAELTRIIRAYGEEKWASRISKFIVEARKEQEIKTTGRLVEIIKAAVPAGARKEGPHPAKRTFQALRIAVNRELDVLAEALDQALRCLDSGGRLAVITFHSLEDRTVKEKILEWLGRCTCPQGFPVCTCGARAQVKQITRKPVIPSNEEIENNPRSRSAKLRVVEKI